Proteins co-encoded in one Limnochordia bacterium genomic window:
- a CDS encoding HAMP domain-containing histidine kinase translates to MKLAILVLTVLCLLLLGLLVIMLRQIRSILGQLKTIEPNQLSNMQLRLDEAAPGFDKLLVGINRLLNHSRKVNRDLERQKRNLQSQITSISHDLRTPLTSILGYLELAESSESAEERGLYIDVVKRKAIILQNLITDFYELSQLEEEEYPLELETVSCVPLLEDTVLTFYQDFIRRGLKLELDIQETPPIRLSRKELVRVYTNLIQNIIKHAKIHARIFHGQLNGQIVTILENDLDSQVVLEPQRLFERFYTVDPSRHGSGTGLGLYIARILLGKMGHQIKAAQSGQLIRFVITYGTSAPPSRSVLD, encoded by the coding sequence ATGAAACTGGCCATACTTGTGCTTACTGTGCTCTGCTTGCTTCTTCTTGGATTGTTAGTGATTATGCTAAGACAAATCCGTTCCATTCTCGGCCAGCTTAAGACCATTGAGCCGAATCAGCTAAGTAACATGCAGCTTCGTCTTGACGAAGCTGCCCCGGGGTTTGACAAGCTGTTGGTTGGCATCAATAGGTTGCTCAATCACAGTCGCAAAGTGAACCGGGACCTGGAGCGACAGAAACGGAACCTGCAATCGCAAATCACTAGCATCTCCCATGACCTGCGCACGCCACTTACCTCGATCCTCGGCTATCTTGAGCTGGCGGAAAGCTCCGAGAGCGCCGAGGAGCGAGGGCTGTACATAGACGTGGTAAAGCGCAAGGCCATCATTTTGCAGAACCTAATCACCGATTTTTATGAGCTGTCCCAGCTAGAAGAGGAGGAGTATCCCCTGGAACTGGAGACGGTCTCCTGCGTCCCGCTCCTGGAAGATACGGTATTAACCTTTTACCAGGATTTTATCAGACGTGGTCTGAAATTGGAGCTGGATATTCAAGAAACACCCCCCATACGGCTGTCCCGCAAAGAACTTGTCCGTGTCTATACGAATCTGATTCAAAACATCATTAAGCATGCCAAGATCCACGCACGTATTTTCCACGGGCAACTGAACGGTCAGATTGTCACCATCCTGGAAAACGACCTTGATAGTCAGGTCGTCTTGGAGCCCCAGCGTTTGTTTGAACGCTTCTACACTGTGGATCCGAGCCGACATGGTAGTGGTACTGGCTTGGGGCTATATATTGCGCGGATCCTGCTTGGTAAAATGGGTCATCAGATTAAGG